A region from the Lolium perenne isolate Kyuss_39 chromosome 4, Kyuss_2.0, whole genome shotgun sequence genome encodes:
- the LOC139830366 gene encoding uncharacterized protein, producing the protein MGTISRYFQQVLYALVELRGDMIKPASSNTPPMIKNSYRWFPYFGDCIGDIDGTHVTAHDASILGDSLSRLDGKTRYHLNEFSPRHQPQNAKELFNLRHSSLRVTIERAFAALKNRFKVLEHKPFHTFDNQVKLVLAWCILHNWILDWGEDEFFEEVVTFAEVETDHDVDVGDNEAWKENMQESTGAMWEARGNTTICEEEVKRCRRL; encoded by the exons ATGGGGACTATCTCTCGGTACTTCCAGCAGGTGTTGTACGCACTTGTGGAgctcagaggtgacatgatcaagCCAGCATCATCGAACACACCACCCATGATCAAGAACAGCTACAGGTGGTTCCCGTATTTCGGG GATTGCATTGGGGATATTGATGGTACTCATGTGACTGCTCATGATGCGAGCATCTTGGGCGACAGCTTGTCAAGGCTTGATGG gaaaacaaggtaccACCTCAACGAGTTCTCTCCCAGGCACCAACCTCAGAATGCGAAAGAGTTGTTCAATCTGAGACACTCAAGCCTTAGAGTCACCATTGAGAGGGCCTTTGCTGCATTGAAGAACAGGTTCAAGGTCCTTGAACATAAACCATTCCACACTTTTGACAATCAAGTAAAGCTGGTCCTTGCTTGGTGTATTCTTCATAACTGGATCCTAGATTGGGGCGAGGATGAGTTCTTCGAAGAGGTTGTCACTTTTGCTGAAGTAGAGACCGACCATGATGTGGACGTAGGCGACAATGAAGCCTGGAAGGAGAATATGCAAGAGTCGACAGGCGCAATGTGGGAAGCGAGAGGCAACACCACCATCTGcgaagaagaagtgaagaggtGTAGAAGACTGTGA